From the genome of Mustela erminea isolate mMusErm1 chromosome 3, mMusErm1.Pri, whole genome shotgun sequence:
GATCTACATGGCAATTCTACCACCTAAAGGGAAAGCAGTGAAGAGAGCATCAGGTTATCATCCTGGTTTGAAGAAATTCTTTCAAGGCCCACTAAAACAAGTCACTAAGTCTCCCCTAATTCAGAAGAGCTGGAGACTGGACTGGCCTCCAGCAAAATGCTACTGTGCTGACTCCTCTTTGACTTCTTCTCAATGCCCAGTTCTGATCATATATTATGTCGATCAGCAAAATTACAGCAGGTCCTATGTTAGCCACACTGGATAGCCATGCCTTAGCTAGAGAAAAATGTACTTAGAGCAGCCTCTAACTCACACTGAGCACTCAATGCACACACTATATgccttatttaatcctcacaacaattttCTAGGagactcattattttttaacagccAGAGAAATGGAGGAATAAAAAAGTTGAGCGACTTGCCCAAGTATACAGAGCTTGTGTGTTGCAAAATTGGGATGCCAAGCCAGGTGCTGACTCCAGAGCAGGAGCTCATCACCACTACACAGTATCACCTGTGCCAGGCAGAATGCCACTGGCGGGTGTGAGTTGGGAGAGAATGCACATGTGTGCACGAGGGAAGGAGCAATGCACTAGAGTATGCGCCCTGAAATCTTGATGAACTGGCAAGTGGCAAAACAGCAGAAAAGCAGGTAACCAAGAGATGGTCTTTTCTAGTGGTGCCAAATACTAGTGGACATTTAGATGTGCAAGTCAAAAGTCTGGCTTTAAAACCTggtgaggggggcgcctgggtggctcagtgagttaaagcctctgccttcagctcaggtctatgatctcagggtcctgggatcgagccccgcatcgggctctctgctcagtgaggagcctgcttcctcctccctctcctgcctctctgcctacttgtgatctgtctgtcaaataaataaataaataaatatttttaaaaaataataaataaataaataataaaatctggtgaggggtgcccaagtggctcattgggttaaagcctctgccttcagctcaggtcatgatctcagggtcctgggatcgagtcctggatcaggctctctgctcagcagggagcctgcttccctcccttctctctctgcctctctgtctcctgtgatctctctctctgtgtcaaataaataaataaaaactaaaaaaaaaaaaaaaacctgtgttgAAAATTtctgctttgggggcacctgggtggctcagtctgttaagtgtctgctttcagttcaggtcatgatcccagggtccttgggatccctgcatcaggctccatgctcagcagagagtctgcctctccctctctgcactcacactgtctttctcaaataaataagatccttaaaaaaaaaaaaaagaaaaaagaaaaaaaaaaagaaaaaaaattcctgctctTTACTAAATACCAGAAAAGCTTGTCTGACTTTTAATACCTTAAATACTTCTCAATCTGGGCACTTAAGAACATTAATAGAAaacatatatagtaaatataatttttagtgaCAGATATAAATTCTAGTGACTTAAAATATAAAGTGAGCTTAACGACCATTTGAGGCACTAACAAAGCTGTCCACATCTAAGTACCAAGCACAACCCTCTTACTCTGCTAAACAAGGTACTGTTAGCGAATGTATTCTTCCTACCTCCATCACAGTCCAAGAGTTGGGGCAGGATGATGGTGGGAGCTTTCAACTGAGGCTGGAATGTCAAACTGGAAGAAAACAACAAGATAGCTTCAGTTCAATTATCCATCCTGCAGATTTCAAAAACCACACCTGAAAATAAGCAGGGCCAAATCATGGTTAAGTAGCTTTCATTATAGAAGCCTGGGCTTAATTAAGTTCTACACCTTTAAAGTATTTTAGATTTACCTAGTGCCTTAAAGGTGCATTGTACCTAGGTCtcagacaagaaaagagaaatttaaagacCCTTCATAGGGAAAATAAGGCCTTAAATTGCACTGGATTGTTCATACCACAAATACTGCACCTAAATAGCCTCCAGTCTTGTCTCCTACAATCCATTTTTCACACCTCAGccagaataatctttaaaaacaaaaggcagattctttttttttttaaagattttatttatttatttgacagagagagatcagaagtaggcagagaggcaggcagagagagaggaggaagcaggctccctgctgagcagagagcccgatgtgggactcaatcccaggaccctgagatcatgacctgagctgaaggcagaggccttaacccactgagccacccaggcgcccccaaaaggcAGATTCTATCTTGGTAAAGCTTCTTCAATGACTTAAGGTAAATTCTAAACATTTAATGTACCTATAAGACACTGCAATGTCCCATGCACTATTTGAGACATGATCATACTAAAATTTATCTGACATTTGTTTAACTGGGTATCCTGTATTTTATTCAGAAGGTCTTCtatcataatcattttttaaatcaaatcattttttaaacttccccCACTAGAGTGTCAGCTCTATGAGGGAAGGACCCATGcagccttttttttaaagtttttttttgggggggggagggggacagagtgggggtgggggagggacagcacctgtgtggctcagtcagttaaggatctgccttcagctcaggtcatgttcccagggtcctgggattgagcccttcattgggcttcctgctcagcagagagcctgcttctccctccgcctgctgctctgcctatttgggCTCTCcataaaaaaggtttttttgtgtgtgtgctttttcttaagtaaactATACTACCCACCTGGGGCTGGAACTTACAaactccaggatcaagagtctcatgctctaccaaagccagccaggagccccaggacccATGCAGCCTTGATATGATCTTGGACCAGGCTTGGCAGTCATATCCACAAATACTGAGGAGTAATCCCATCAGTACAAAGCTCAGGGACCATCTGTTGGGAGTTAATTCTAACTACAGACACTACCCTCACATCCATGTGGATAAAATGATCTTTCTGCTTTTTCAGAATATCTCCAGGATGATAATATTGACTTCCCAATGGAGGCTTTAATGTAACcccctgttttatattttaaagggaCTTTGAGCTTTCAACGTATTTCACTTGGTCCTCAAAACAAGTATTAATAACCAGTTTTAACAAATGAAGAACAGAGATTCTGAGAAGATAAATAGCTAGACCATGATGACCAATAAATGGGAGTGACAATTCTGACCCTGGGAACTGACTTTGTGCTCTGTACCACATGCTCATCTGGGCTGATGAGAAGAATCAGAATTTCTAGGTCTTTCCTTCTCATCCAGAAAGCTTCTCAAGGAAAAAGTCTGACAGCTGACCCCTCTACACAGATTTCCCTGCTCAACCCATTATGGTTCCCCAACAACAGTTTGAGAGGAGACAGCAAGTCCTGGCACCTCTATTTTGAAAGAAAGGTGGTTCTTAGCTAATCTCTCAAGTGATAAATGAAACTATTTAGGTGGAGAGACTAAAGACCTTTCTCAGAGTTACAGGGAAATAGGAGTAAAACTAACCACAACCCCaaatccttctcttttctctttcctgcatcTCTAAGAGACAAAACCCCACTCCCCAAGTTCTGGGGACTGGGATTTCAATCTGATGACATTCattcctcagctttcttttgaaatgaGGTGGGAATGGCTGAACCTGCTCTTGGGATACCTAACAACCTCACTTCTGGGAGTGCCTCTAAAAAGTTCATCAGGCTGAAGGTCTAGTGGGTTTCCTGCCACCGTGACGTCCCTGTAAATCTGACTCCATAGTACTTGTGCCCCTTTTCACTCAGGCTTAGGCCTCCAGCTTCTACCAAGCCTGGAGGCCAGGTTCTAACCCAGCAGTGCCCTCAGGAAACTGCTACATCCACCTCAGTCCCTCCTACCTGGGCGCTCCCCTGCCTCCCGCTCCCGCTCTACTTTTGTGAGCTTCTgaaggaacagaactgagagcagGGAAAAACCGAGGAAGCGTGAGGCGCCCGTGGCAGGTGTGAGCAATTCGATCAAGCTAGTAATCCGACGCTCCAACTATGTCATGTCCTTAACCGCTCCAGCTTACTTGGTTTGGTGTGGCAAGTGTGCAGCAAGTGTTAGAGGAGTTGAGACCTGCTGTCTGATGTTCGCGGGGCAGTCTTTGGTTTTGAGCATGAGTGCCTGCCTGGGAGGCTGCACTAGCTCCCTGATACACAGCGCAGGAGAACGTGTGGAGGGTCTGCTCCCCGAGACCAGCGCAAGTAGGGatactggatcccaggatctggcctaaaacaaaaattacaaaagcaaTGGAATTAGAATTAACTGCGTGTGTGGGTCAGCGAGGAAAACTCCTGTCCTGACAGAGTTCTAGTTGGAGCCCTGAAAGGTCGTTAACTGATCTTTACCAAATTACCGACCTGAATTACAGCCGGCCTGAGGGGTGATAGCACTTGCAAGAGTAAATGGACCTCGACGGGGAGACGGCGGCGAGAACAATCTTTTTGGCCCTGGAGCAGCCCAGCCCCACGGCTGGCTTCCGCGCACACTCCACCTAGccgccacctccccacccccacccggggcGGCGCGCGCAGCTCTCGGCGTACCCCGGGCTTCGTTACCTGGGTAACGCGGGACGCGCGCGGAAAGGCAGGACAGGGCGGGTGCGCTCCGTCGGGCGTAGCTCCTCCTCTCCGCCGCAGGCTGCGCACGCTACACCCTGCCAGCAGCTTGCTCTAAAGCGGTTCTTTAGCCGGGAAAGCGCGGCCTCGTGCCTCTCAGTAGTCATCCAGTGAGAAGCCGGGGGTGTGGTGGGGGTAAGGAGCCCGCCGAGTACTTAGGGACTCGCCGCGGCTTTGGCCAGCCTACTGCGGACTCTGGAGCGCGCCTTCGGTTTGTCGCGAGGAGTCGTAGAGCGGCCACCGGGCTGCACCATGGtgaccccctgccccaccagtCTCGTGAGTCCCGCCGCCCGGGCTGGGAAGCGGGACCACGACCAGAACCTCCGCGCCCCGGTGAAGAAGAGCAGGCGCCCACGTCTCCGGAGAAAACAGCCGCTGCAGCCGCTGAACCCGTGCTCGCTCCCCGGAGACTCCGGTGTTTGCGACCTGTTCGAGTCCCCCAGCTCCGGGTCTGATGGTGCAGACAGTCCCGCAGCATCCGCGGCGCTAGGCTGCAGCCCCCTACCCGCTCCTGCCCCGCAGTTTGCGCAGCTAGATCTACAGACCTTCCGTGACTACGGTCAGAGCTGCTACGTCTTCCGCAAGGCGCGGGAGAGCCACTTCCACCCGCGGGAGTCGCTGGCGCTGCAGCCACAAGTGAGGCGTTGGGAGAGCGAGGTCCCCACCCCCGCTCCTCTTCCCCTCTCgggctccttcctcttctgctcgGTCTAACCTCCGACGCGCCCCGGGGCACGGAGCTTCGCGACCCTAGCGGGAAGGGGCTTTACAGGGCCGGGCCTCcagcctcattttacaaatggagaaaacTGGGGCCTGGACCGCTTAAGTGACCTGCCCCGTTTCCATACTGGTTAGTGGAAACGCGGTAGAATGCAGAGGAGCGAAGACAGTTTCTAGGTTCTAGACTCCTCCGGACCCCGGGCAAGCCATTTAACAATTCTGAGcttatttcctcatctgcaaagtggtgGCCCTCTCCCCTCACTGAATTGCTGAGAGGATTACACAGGGTAATATGTATACACATTTGGCACAGGGCTAGGTACGAATCCAAGGCTTCCAGGTCCTGGCCCGACCATTACTCTTCGCGCAGCAGCACCGTCCAGTGTCTCCCAGTTTCCACCGGATTTAGATCTTCCCTTTTTGTGCCTTCCTCCAGGGAATCTCCCTGAGTTTTCTTGGCAGGTTCCTTCTGCAGACCCTCCTTGCCCTAGGCTCAACGGGTCCTCCTCCCACGTCCCTCCCCGCAGGTAACGGCGGAATCCCGCTGTAAGCTGCTTAGTTGGCTGATTCCAGTGCACCGCCAGTTCCACCTCTCCTTCGAATCTCTCTGCCTGACGGTGAACACTCTGGACCGCTTTCTTACCACCACGCCTGTGGCTGCAGACTGCTTCCAGCTGCTTGGGGTCACGTCCCTGCTCATCGCTTGCAAACAGGTACCTCCACGTGGGGTCTGGGGGACAGCCAAACTCACGGAGACTCTCTGGCCACCACCCGGCTTTCCAGCGCACAAGATTTAGTGCTGGGCGCTCTGAATTTATTCTGTCCTACATTTGCAAATCTATATATCCCACAGCTTTAACTTTTCAGTAatggcccccacccccaactaacAGCCCCCTCATGGACCCCTAAAATAGGCTGGAGTCAGTCTCAAAAGTAAATCCCAACAGCACTTTGTAGCCCTGCTATTCTAgacttctggggggggggggggggaacattTAAAATTCTCAAACGTTTTTTAGCTGGACAGTTAGAGAAACTGCGCTGAAAGTACACTCCAGGCGATTAAagtggaagaaagggagaggcgAAGGCCCAGCTATCTGGCTGGAAGGGATGGGGGGAGTCCTGGTTTCCTCCCAAGTTTGAGACTGGGGTGGGCCTGGGCGTTCCTGTGTTGCAGGTGGAGGTACACCCACCGCGCGTGAAGCAGCTCCTGGCCCTGTGCTGCGGCGCCTTCTCTCGGCAACAACTCTGCAACCTCGAGTGCATCGTGCTGCACAAACTCCACTTCAGCCTGGGCGCGCCAACCATCAGCTTCTTCCTGGAGCATTTCACGCACGCTCGTGTGGAGGCCGGGCAGGCTGAGGTATCAGAAGCCCTGGAGGCACAAGCCCTGGCGCGTGGTGTGGCAGAGCTGAGCCTGGCCGACTATGCCTTCACCAGCTATACTCCCTCCCTGCTGGCCATCTGTTGCCTGGCGCTGGCTGACCGTATGCTACAGCTCCCGCGCCCCGTGGACTTGGGCCTAGGTGGGCACGCCGAGGCTGCAGTGCAGGACTGCCTGGGCAAGCTGCAGCTACTAGTGGCCATAAATGAGACCTCCTTGACTCATATGCTGCCTTTCCAGATCCTAGAGAAGTGCAGCCTGTCTCCgaaattgaaatgaaatacaCATTTGTCTGTCTACCCTGGCCCGACTGCTGGACCTCTCCCATTGCTGTGAAGGAGAGCAGTCTTGGTCCCTAGAGGACTTCATGGCTCCCAGCTGGTCACGAGGTCATCCTGCAGGTTGTAAATAGTGTATAATAAGAGCGcctcctcctttatttattttactaagcCCACCTGACAGACCTTAGTCGTTCCCCAATAAACGGGCTATCAGTCTTGGTTTGTCTGAATGCTATTGCCTGCATtgtctgtggggagggagggtaaAGGCAGACGGGGATACAGGTAGTGAACAGAGGGGTCCTGCCCCCCTGGCTCCTACCCTGTAATTAGGTATCCATGTGGGAGCACCAGCTCCTTTGAGATGCCAGAGGGTCACGTGTAGACCTGTATCCCATGACCTCTTAGGAGGCTGAGGACTGCTCATGCCCAGAGGTCCAAAGGGAAGGTGGGGTGTGAACCTGAATAGAACGCACAGCGGTCTATGTGGTCTAGAGGGATGGGGACACACAGGATGCCCAGCTGGGAAGCTTTGGGAACCACGTATGCCCACTAGCTAGGGCAAAGCAAGACCTACTCTGACAACTAACAGATGCTGGAAATGAAGGCTGTCTTGGCCATGACAAATAGAACCCATTTACCCCGCAATGACTTGGTTCAACAGTTCACTTTTGTCTTACACCTGCTGCAGGTGAGACCAGGAGAACAATGGCACAGTAATCATGGCCATCATTGGGTGCTCAAATGTCCCAGGTGCTGTGGTCAGCATTCATTGTCTCAATCCTCCAAAAACTCCATGTGTTATACCATTTTTCAGAGAAGGACCCTGGACCACAGGGTCTAGAGCAATCAGGATTTGAAGGCAGGTGATCAGAGCCACACTGCTCAACTTCTCTCACTTACAGGTTTGtggaaaggctttttaaaaacccCTCTTCCTGAGGTAGGTGTGAGACACGTTATCTACTCAGTGCGTTCCAATCAATAGAGACTATAGAGAACATATTTGGAGAGCCAGCACAGTCCCTGCCTCCAATCGTGacacaggtgggaaaactgagtcaAGAAATGagacctttgactcaggtcatgattcccagggtcatgggatccagcccactggggaaatctctgctcagcagggagcctgcttcctccactctctctccctgcctctctgcctacttgtgatctgtctgtagtaagtaaataaaatatatattaaaaaaaagtgagaccTAGGCTTGCTGGAGTTAACTCCACAGCAGTCTCCTCACTTTCATTCTCATTGTGGTGAGGCTGCCGTGGAATTTCAGTTCTGTCACCTCCAGCCAAtgtcttcacttctctgagcctgacAATCTTGATAGAGCTGTTGTAATGCATAAGGGAGATGCTGAGGTAGTAAAAAATCATGATGAAACAAGTGGGCTCTGGAGTGCTCGAGCAAGTCTCATCTCTACGCACCCACAAGTCTCTTCTGTAGAATTAGGAAGGTCAATAACCTATTTGATAGGATGgaggtatggatttttttttaagttttatttatttatcttggagaggggctggggtgggggtagagagagaggatgcGCAGATTCTGacgcagagctccatctcacaaccctaagttcacgacctcagccaaaaccaagtgtctggatgcttaaccaacagcaccatccaggtgcctcgGAGATATGGGTTTCATGAGATGTTCCATACAAATCCCTCTTCACAGGTCCCTGCATATAGCAAATATTCAAAACATGAAGACTGTTGGCAGCCTGTATAATAATGGGGAGGGAtttacacagaaaaagagaaaaccttgGAGAATGAAATAGAGGCAAATAAGGGATAACGTTAGTTATTGGGAGGCAAACCTGTTATTCATTGCactgtcttttcaaattttccgaaagatttaaaaaacttaaGTTTTGGGGGAACAACCTTGTATGTTCCTCTATATTTAGAATCAATTTAAATGTAGGACAAATATgcataaatgaaaagcaaacaaactcaAACCAAATTTAGAGACTCTTCCTTACACCTTTCCTCACAAGTACCCTCTAGGTACTCTCCAGCACCAGGAGCACCACTTTGAGGCCCTCAGATCCCTTCTCTCCCCTTATGTTAATGTGTTAAGCTCTCCAGGAAATTTTTAGACTTGGGCTCAGGGATGGGGAAATGGTGATCCCCAAGCTGTTTGAGGAAAAAGCTGGTCTGTGATgatgaaaaggagaaggaaaatttgTATCTTCATGACCCAAGTCCCCAAATATCTAGAGCCCTCAGGACCACTGGCTCTTTTACAAAAGTGTGACTTGGGGGAGAAGTTGTTTTCACCAACATTTACTCCATCACTCAGCTAAGACTGATATGGGTGAGTTGGTTCCAGAATCATCCAGATTAGGAGTCCTATAATCATGCTATTCCAGCTCCTTTTGCCACATTTTTACGTACAATGTCCCTAT
Proteins encoded in this window:
- the CCNO gene encoding cyclin-O, producing MVTPCPTSLVSPAARAGKRDHDQNLRAPVKKSRRPRLRRKQPLQPLNPCSLPGDSGVCDLFESPSSGSDGADSPAASAALGCSPLPAPAPQFAQLDLQTFRDYGQSCYVFRKARESHFHPRESLALQPQVTAESRCKLLSWLIPVHRQFHLSFESLCLTVNTLDRFLTTTPVAADCFQLLGVTSLLIACKQVEVHPPRVKQLLALCCGAFSRQQLCNLECIVLHKLHFSLGAPTISFFLEHFTHARVEAGQAEVSEALEAQALARGVAELSLADYAFTSYTPSLLAICCLALADRMLQLPRPVDLGLGGHAEAAVQDCLGKLQLLVAINETSLTHMLPFQILEKCSLSPKLK